Genomic DNA from Niabella ginsenosidivorans:
AAAGCTGAAGTACCGCTTTCCGTAATGGCAACCGGTGGCAAATTTGTATTTCCCGGAGATGCCAGGGAAACTCCTGACCTGCAGACCACTCTTTATGATTTTGGCAATTTCCAGATGAGCTGGGAGCATAATATGGCCACAGGCGTTGGCCTTTATAATATGCAGCACGGAATTGCATTTATCGGAGAGAACGGAACGCTGCTGTTAAACAGGGGCGGATGGGAAGTGCGGCCGGAAGATAAAAAACTGGAGCCGGTAGCCTGGCAAAAATCAGTAGATAACGGGCTGAATCTGCATACCTCCAATTTTATAAACGTAGTAAAGTCCAGGGAAAAAGAAGCACTGCACTGCCCGGTAGAAGCAGGTGCACGGGTGGCCATTAATAGTCATATGGGCAATATTGCAGTGCGTACCGGGCAAAAAATTTACTGGGATAAAATAAAGAACCGGTTTAATAATACAGCGGCCAACCAACTGGTAAAACCCGTTTATCAAAACGGCTGGAAATTGCCCGCCTTTTAAATGTCCTATCTTTGCAGAAAGATCTTCTATGAAGCATTTGCTTTCCGGGGCCTTATTATTTGTGGTTTTGGGTTGTACGGACAAAGCGTTGCCTGTAACCGGAGATGATAGCCGGGTCATAGACCTTCCTGTACATCAAAAAGCCGATTATAAGCAGGCTACTGTTAGCCTTTTGGATATAAAAGAAAGCCGGTGCCCGATGAATGCCCGTTGCATCCGTGGCGGAGAGGCTATTGCAGATTTCCGTATCAGCGACCGGAGAAATACAGCCGACTTTTCTTTGTGCACCGGCCCCGATTGTCAGCGCCGGGATATAGAAAAAGCAGTAACCATTACATTAGGTAAGGAGCAATATCAGCTTGAACTACAAGCCATTACCCCTGACCCCACCGTAACATTGGAAAAGGGCATAAAAAAAGCAGTATTCCATATAAAAAAGATCCGCTAAAATGCTCCGGTCACCGCTTATACTATTTGATGGCGAATGCAATTTATGCAACAGAGCCGTTCAGTTTATTGTAAAAAGGGATAAAAAAGCGTTTTACAGATTTGCATCGCTGCAGTCATCCGTTGGCCGCAGCCTTATGCAGCAATATGCGATCCCACTGGACTATAGTTCAATTGTGCTGATTGAAAACGGGAAAGCATACCTGAAATCGACAGCAGCACTGCGCGTAGCCCGCCACCTGACCGGTTTTTGGCCCCTGCTCTCTCTTTTCCTCGCAATTCCCCGGCCAATCCGCAACCAGGTATATGACATTGTAGCCCGCAACCGGTACAAATGGTTTGGCAAAACAATGCACTGT
This window encodes:
- a CDS encoding thiol-disulfide oxidoreductase DCC family protein, translated to MLRSPLILFDGECNLCNRAVQFIVKRDKKAFYRFASLQSSVGRSLMQQYAIPLDYSSIVLIENGKAYLKSTAALRVARHLTGFWPLLSLFLAIPRPIRNQVYDIVARNRYKWFGKTMHCMVAHPQIQNRFLS